The DNA region ATTCTATACATGCatataatatttctttaaataaaaaatgttagaAACCCTGGTTTTGCATGAATTTGTATGGCTACAGCATACTAAGAAGGTGCATCCATGTATTCTGGTAGGTAGTATATACTTGCAGTAAAGAGGGATTTCACAAACACTTGGATTTTCCTCTTATTTGAGATATGTGGTGTTAGTCATCACACAATTTCTAAGCTTGCCCTGTGTAAACAcacttattttcatttgcaagTCTTCTCATGACAGTGCCTGAATCCTATTCTACATTGCCTTTTAGAGATTCAGCTCAAGCTACACACTAAGCACAcctcttcacattttctttcaaaaataaccATGAGTCCTGGCATCAGCAGTCTGTCGGCTTACTGTGACATGGCCATACACAAATGTAAGTCCAAAACTGTAGGTTTTTCAAGACTTACAAACATACCACAAATCCTTGACATTTGCAATTCATGAGAAAGAGTAGACAAAACAGTACCTCCCTAGCTGTTGTGCTGTTAAAAATGCGCTCTGTACAGTAGATGTGGGAATGTTTTTATGATGAATCTGAAGTTTTAAAACTATAAACCTTCTGGCTTACAAGCCTATAGTAATTCAGGATAAAAACCTCatatttccaaaacaaatcaaGGACATTATGTTGCAGATTTCCCAAAGACTTGAGCTTTTTACTTGCCATTTTACACTCACAATTTTTTTGTATAATAATGTATTTGACCTTAACAAAAGTTTACTTCCAAACACCCAATGCCATTTACAAAAGCTGTTGGCTACTTCAAAAGATTTTGTTACAAAAATGATAAGTTTATATGTAAAGAAGTATGCCTGTTTATCATTCTACCATAATAGGAATCACATCCTGCCTACTGGGTCTGACCTCAATGTTTAACTTGATCTATTCTGTGCTGAAGATTCATCAGTATGACACAAGATAAACACAAGGCTGATGTCGTATGACTGCAAGACAGAGGCACACACCAGGAGCAAGAGTGTACTGGCACTTACACAATTCTTACTGCAACTGGGTAGACAGAAGTATGATTCTGAACCATGAACGCTGAGGCAAAATTCTGTAAGTTGTCGCTACACAGTTCTTTTACATAATATTGCATCATTTAAAGTCCAGCTTAAAATATGGTCCCCAGTAACATTCCAGTTCAGGAAGGCCCTTGTTCACACTCCAGTTCAGGAAGGCCCTTGTTCACACTCCAGTTCAGGAAGGCCCTTGTTCACACTTCTTATTTGAACAAGAAATTAATGATAAGCTGTAGCAGAACCATGAGTACAATGAAGACATAGTGCTTAAACTGCAAGGAATGGTAGTCCCAGGGTGCTGAACTAGAAGTGACTCTATTTCGTAGCGCCATGATCTCCCTGTAAGATAGAAAACAACATCCTGTAAATTACAGACTAGACAATTTGACATTTGTTAGGGACCCCTATGTTAGGATTCCCTACAGAAGgcagttttaaaggaaaactatGAAACATCAACAAGTAATCAATATTTGAGAAAAGATACATACCAGCCTCtaagggggaagaaaaaaaccccaaacctatGAGATTATTATTCTCTAAACcactttaaagcattttaattagTACTACCTCTTAATGTCTTCCTGCGTGTCCTTTATAGACTCAATGGCACTCTGCAGTTCACCAAGGTCGGccccttttttccttattcttgtATTATGCTTCATAAGTTGTGCTAGAAGGATACAAAAGCCAGATGTAATTGACTGAAATGATTGCTGTCATAAAAGGAACAAAGTACACGTGACAAATTCAACCTGTAgtaaaaatgaggagaaaatttTCTAACTAGCTTCTACTGAAAATTTGATTTCAGAGTCACTATACCACAGGACAGCAACTTAAGTGCTTGAAATGCCTTTTAAACACTCATCATATTGTTTTGCTTCTGCAAACATTATCAAGAACAAAAATCTACCCTCTAGTCACATACTAATCtacaaattaaaacaattagccttttaagaaagaaaacagtttatGAACACCATTCTTTTTCCCTAGATATTAAATATGTACAGCTTTTTAAATGCAGTGTAGGTAGGCttaaaagacaggaaaatctGCAATTAAAAACATGAGCCATTTCTTCTcgttttgttttccagaatgTGCTTCACATTGGATAGAACTAAAGCATAATAAAAACATTGAGATAAGAAGAGTATGCATGACACTGAACTCTTCAGTTgtcaaatttattatttcttttcataccTTCACTCCCAGAGGAATCCTGGTTATCAGGCTCTGGGGATGAGAAACCACACTCTCCTTTCTTCTGAGTGGATGTCTTTCGTTTGATTTTCGGGACAGTAACCTAAAATTGATAAATTTGTGTTATTTCCAGAGAACCAGAACTGTAGCAAAGCAGCACATTCCAACAATGACAGTTAAAGGAACAATATTTAAGAGAAGTCCAAGTTAAAATTTTTGATGTATTAGCAGTCTGAATTTTGTGCATCCCCTCATTTAAGGGAAAATACCCATTAAACTGCTGAGCTCAagtttgcatattttatatTCCTATCCAATCAAGTAATTTCTACCACTTAGGAtggaacaaaactgaaaaacattgtTTGAACTGTGTAAACAACATTTTTGTAGGATACTAGCATTTCCCATCAATCTCAATGCTATGATGATCTTTCTACACATAATCTGTAATATATACAAGTTCCTGGATCTTGCATGTGCTGTCAGAACTGGAACATACCATTGGTGTCCGATGTCGAACTTTTGTCTGGATTGTGCCATCTTTTTCAAACTGGATCATATCATTCAAAGGGTCCCATGGTCTGGTACTAGACAAAGTAAATACTATTAGCACTACAGCAATTCAagtaagaaatatttccttgctCAGAAACTACTCAGTATCAAGAGGCTAAAACTCTCCCTATATAGCAATCAGATACGGCATCATGATCTTATCTTCTACCTATGGTCCTATCTTCCTTAACCTGAAGGGCCAGAGCTAAAAAATGAACTTCATGTCCAGATCAAACCCTCAGCCAGCTGGCAGGAGTACAAACTATTACATTAACCAATAATATcattatgaatttttttcaccAACCATATGTATTTGCAAGCATGAAAGATTTCCTGCTTCAGATACAGTTACTATTTTAGAACTACAGGGAAATaagggaatttaaaaatatttagactGCTTTtgttgagttttcttttttcctccttaaagGTGCCTATGAAGGAGAGCTTAACAATCAGTTACCTCAAAACTGCTTTCATCCTAAAGTGACTAATGGTAATGAAGACTGGTTTCATGAGACACTAATGAGCTATGCAgttttcttgttggttttttaagAGTGCTTTTCCAATTAGTCTGatatagaatttaaaaaaccctacaagACATAGTTCACTGGAGAACAACaagcagccaaaggaaaataCTAACTTCACCACTGATTACAGACTTTTCAGGACAGAACCTGCAAGTGAGCTGCAGGAAGGATGTTCTGACGCACAGCTTTAGTGAGAGTAGAGTAAGCATGGATTAAGCATGGATTTCCTTTTGTGTCCTTCTGTATGCCTTTtaaagagctggagctgtttcaGATGTTGTGAACACAGACCTGCACTTACATCTTAGCTTAACCAGACTTGAATTAAGTGTCATCAGAGGTAACTGGGTTAAGAACTAGGCATTGCTTTCTTCTCTATTTGTAATCCAGATGCCTAAATCCATAATCCAGATACCTTAACAAATGCTCCAGCTCACTGAACACATCTTTCACAGTTAGTGTAGAAGAACTGGTCTCTACATGGACCAGGTGGTGAGCCAGCATTATATGCTTGAAAGGAGAGAGAGGCTTCTTCCAGGGAATGCTGTCAGTGCAGACTGCCTTCTGGCACATAGCAAAATGTCTTGAAAGTGGCACATCCTTGAACCACAAGGCCTCAAGGACATTGGAAATAACACAGTTTAACAGGACAGACTATACCCTGCAGCTCTAAGACTTGAAATCTAACAAATTTCAAGTACAGTTCTCTTCCTAATGGTTTTGCAAAAGGTTTAAGAGTATGGGCACTCCATTCAGCTGGACTGTTCACAACTCTTCCAACAGCATTAGAGGATTCAAACCAAGAGAGGGTGCTTTGCATTTAGTCTAGTTGGGGAACTTCCCTGCTGCATGATGTTTTCAGTGGTAAAAGTCTGCACAAACTTAATAAGAAACCAatgaaattaatggaaaatgaatttaCTGAGAGTTGGTAAATATGCAGATTCCTTGTTTGGTTACAGGAAACCTCCAAGTTGCAAATTTGCTGGAGACCTGTAGAGTATTCAGGATTTTTGTACTCTTCCCTGTACATACACTAAGACCTCAATATCACCATTCTTGTACAGAAAGGTAAAGGCCTCCCAGGTTTAGCCATGGGAATATGCTTCCAGCAGGCATGGATTCAAAGTTACATAACTTTGTGTCTATCATCTTTGGCTATTTTACTGTTACAAACCCTACAATACAGAAGCATGCTGggtactgaaaaaaaccccagcagaacATGGGTGCTCTGTGAAAACCATCCTTTAGTAAAGGGTTCAGCTTCAAGTTGACTTTTGCAACACTGGTGACAACACAGAATGCATCCTTCCAGCAGTCGGAGACAGCTACATCCTCAGCTTCTGACCCAAAGCATCACACAAAGATTCACAAACACTCATGTGCAGGACATATTTGACAGTCAGGCATAGCCACCTGGTCCCAGCATTAGCTATTGCTGTAAAGCTGCTATTCTCAGAGTTATTCTAATATATAACAAATTAAATGGCTCAATCCAACTACGCACAGGTTTCTCTGGTTTTCAAACACTAGATTTTCTGATTTCCAGCTGGTATGCCCATATGTACCATATTTTCCAGTTTGGGAAAATCTCTGTAGATGTTCTGGTCattcaagggagaaaaaagggagggcAATGTACCCCAAACTGCcaagccccccaaaaaatctaAAACATAGCACACAGCTATGTGGTTATACATAGATAAACTGTATGTATcaatttttttgctgctgaaacCGCAGGAAGAGGCTCAGCAACATTACCAAGCACTCCAGAACTCACTCAGCATATTTGTAGTGCCATTCTCCTGTGACTGAATCCTGATCAAACAGCTTGCACGTCCACTCTTCATCCTTAAGTTTCCTCTCTTTGGCACTCTTTCTCTGAGCTTCTTCCAGAATGTATTTCTCCTGAGTAGCTTCTGTTTGgtctttattatttattgcttttgtcACTTGTTGCCAAAGCCTGACAAATGAACAATACACAGAGTCACCAGAGTCATGAGCTGGTTGACAGAAACAATTACAAACAATTCCCTCAATTATAGGCTAAGTAAATGCACCACCCTCCAAAGAGAATATTACCATTTTAATAGATGTTTTATCTACATTTCTATCAAGAGTTCCTTAATGTAAATAATGATCTTTAACAGTGCTAGTTTATTTATCATCAAAGGCTAGTATAATCAAGCATGGGAAAGTCATGATAATTTGCATCTAATTTGGAGAAAATTATGAgttttattttggtaaaataaatacatgggTCTAAAGTGAACTTACTTCTCCGACTCAAAGTCATCTTGCTCTTCAAACTTCACAGTGTATCTATGTAATCTACGCTGCTTCATATCAGATGTTGGGTTCCAGAATGTCTCTGAAACACCTGTCTTCTTGTCGCTAATAATAACTTCACTGTCCTGTAACAAGTATGATTGGTATCTTAATTGTAATTATCTCACAGTGCCAAGATAACAAAAAAGCAAGGAATAAGCCCTTTTTTGAtattaagaatttattttctttagaatgCATGCAGTTAAGAAAAATTAGATATGCCAACTtcaaaacttaatttttgtCCTCTGTGCTAGGTTCTAGCTGGGAACAGAGATGCACTGGAATAATTTCCAATGGAAATGAGTGATGCCACATCACCTCACCAGAACTGAAACAACCTTAAATATTTCATGCTGGTGCCATAAAAATTCTTCATAGCACTAATGCACAtaccaaaatatttcctaagaTTCATTGTGAagcaacatttcattttcttcataaacTACTTAAACATGCactttttcaaagttttaaGGTAGGCAAATAGAAGAATGTTGATTCTATACTTTCTTGAATACTTTCTGCAAAGGTACTACTTAACTTTTTTTCAAACATGAgtcttttctgtatttaagtGCTATTTTACCTATCTCAACCATCAGCCAGAACTTATGAAAGAGCACCACTCACTACTTACCCAGTGACCTTCTAAAACAGCCAGAACTTCTTTGCCAAGCTTAATTCTCCCTGATATTTGGTTAACACTGTCATTGTTACccaaaaaaggctgaaaaacaaaaataaatgttttcatgtttattttaacatattatttttgtatataAGTTAATcttaaggaaaaatatgaatttatgAAATGTGCTGTAAATAGCTCTGATATCTTTCATATTATATCTTCTACATATTATTCTTAAAGAAGCCTGAAACCAGAGAAAGTGgtttcttcttcccttctttttaaaagattttctgaGTAAAATATTGTTCAACATAtgtggaaggaaaacagaaaatactgcagaaaacaGTGACTCAATATCCCAAAGGATACAGTCATTTGCTACACTAATTTCACAGCTTTGCCAAGGACCATTTGTTACTAGAGATTATCTTTTGTAGAAACAACAACGATTGCCAGGAATTTTCTCTGGCCTTTTGACAGACTGCACACATATCCTGTGGACTGACAGGGCAAATTGTCAATTAACACAGCCTCCCAACTTTAATGTTTCCCCTATAATTTCCACTGAATACAGTTTCCCTCTCCATGTGCACACTtcttgaaaactgttttttcagctttaaatcaGTTTCCACTTCAAGGAtggcaaatgcattttttagaAGCCATCTAGAAGTACTTCAGAAACCTTTGTTTAGCTTATGTGCGTGGACATAATATTCATTCTCCTTCTGTGCTCACTCACAGCATTCACTAACCTTGAGTTTGAATTCAATTGTTGCGCTGTAGCCAGTTTTCTCACAGGTGATGTTGACTATTCCACCAAGCTCTAAGGTCATTGTTCCATAAAGAAttcctgcaggaaagaaaacaaaacaaaacaaaaccccccagctaaaaaaaatgtttttaactgaacaaaacaaaaccccctaaGTTACTTGGGTACAATTCCTAGAGTAAACATACTTGTGCCAaagaaaaaactgtattttcagatGACCTTTCCTGTGTGATTCTGTGTATTCTGAAAGAGAATTCTGGAACATATACGTATACAATACTAAGCTAAAGCTTAAAAATGAGCAATCCTGCAATCAATTTTGTGGTATTACTGATCTTCCAGAAAACTTCACAAAGCACTGACCCATTTCCCATAGTGAAACTACGGACAAATGTTCACGATTTACAATCAAATCACACCATGGTGTAGATATGATGTTGCCTTTCATGTTTACTAGAGAAAACTAGTGGAAAAGCTCAAAGCTGCTCTAAAAAAAGGCAACTCAAACAGTAAATAAGGGTCATGCAGTGACAGATAACTATATATATGCGCTCTTACTATTTCTTACTagttatgaaaataaatctttttctgtttcaaatttaaaacacagcttaaacaacagaagtatttttctcctgATAAAATATGTGGAAGCCTAGAGCCACTAACCAGTTGCCAGTGTTCAGAACACTCTCCCCTCCAGATGACAGGCTTGAATCCAACACAGCATATTATTTAGAATAACAAACTATTTAGATTAACAAACTTTTCTCATAACTTTGCCATctagagaatgaaaaaaaccactacCTTTACAGTGAGCATATGGCATTGTCATAACATAATCTTCTCCCCTATTTAGAAACGTTAGGCGTCCTTCTCCATCTAGTATGGCAGATAATGAATTCCCTGAAAGTCAAAGACAGTGTCACATTTGTCACCATGGAAGACAACAGTAAACATTCCCTAATAACTAAGCAATACAATTAAGAACATCAGTATATTTAACACTGCAACCTGGCCTGTCTAGTGAAGCCACTATAATACAGTGTCTCCAATTAAAAATTAGAACACCccaaaaatagaaattaaaattctgaagaCCAGTAGCAAAGACTTTGTAAGGAAAGGACAATACAGTAACCAAAATACTGACCCTTCTAACAGCCTTCTTTTATCCACAAAGCACAGCTCATGTGCACCAATTTTGCATCCCTCAATACACATACATCCCAAAAACCCCCGTTATTTACCATAGAATTTTGATTTGGCCAGAATGCTACCACTAAGGCAAAAACCATCCTTGCGGTTGCTAACATAGAAGGCAGATATTGGAGGATGATGTGATACCTGTTGGAAAAAATCACatatttgagaaaaacaaaaacaagcaataTAGTAAATATAGTATAAACTTTGAGCTAATAATGACAATGCAAAATTCAGGTATTACAATGCAGTTAACGTATGTGAAGTTTGACTAAAATCTTAAAAGATAAAGATTAAGCATTCACCTACTGAATTTCAAGAattaagaaaatcagaaaacctGGCTTGTtccagggaaagagaaacagaaatattggaaacactttcctccctctctcatTAGGAAGGCACACTTAAAAGAGACAGCTGTAAGAAAACGATGctcaccaggagaggtttaggaTACTATTTGTACACTTCAACACATTTTCTGAAACTACCAGAGCATTTAACTAACACAAAAATACAATacgtttattttttttaaagtatattttccAGTTATCCCATCTACCTGTTCTGCAATATAAAAAGTCTTGCTGTTTGTCCTTGGATGAATCCACATGCAGCGGAAAAACTCTCCAAGTATAGGATTGTACGGCTTTTTTAGTCCCTAAACAGAAATTGAATAGAGAGTAACCACACTGTGCATGTACACAAGTCACAAAAGATTTTATCAGTCTATCACTGAAAAGAagatacacaggaaaaaaattatcataatATAAATGCTTAAGTACATGGTACTTGATTTCATCATTTGAATATTATTAGGCTGCTCTTCATTCTAAGGTAATTATCATACATTCAGTATATTCAGTAAACTATTCTATATGTAAGGACACACAGAATATAAgggggttttggtggttttttgcaGAATTATGACAGAGCTTTTGTCTGAAGTTAATTAGTAAGTATGTTCTGTTAATACTATTTCCCAGCAAAATGACTGTGAAGAGTATTTAGtgtaaagataaataaaatggTGGAAAGATTAGTCCTCCAATTTCAGACTGTTATCACTGAAGAATGGTAAATACAGAACTGGTTCAACTTGatcaaaaaatatttagttcaACTTCTACTCCAAGGGACAAACACAATTGAATATAGTCTATTTTAATCATGGCTAGGGACCAGAAATTTCCATGATGTGTTTCTGATGTTTCATTAAGCAATGAAAACttaacttgtttttttaaaaacaagcattaaaatatgaatttaaaaagaaaaacttactCCAGCATATCCCTAAGTCCTCAAACTAGACAAAATGACTAAAGACAAAATAATACATGAAAGCATACCTTTGGCTTTTTGTAGAATCCTGACAAATACCACTTCACTACTTTTTTCATGCGGTTGTAAGCATTCTCttcaagagcagctctgtgaaacAGGACACACAGATCAAGTATCAGTATTGCATCATTGATAACATGCTATCTATCAATTGTTGTGACATATCTTGAATCTATGAGCTGACTAAAACAGGTCTGTGATTTGCACAACTGTAAAACTTTCAGCCCAATCTCACCAAATTAAGTTTTCAAATAATTGTCTGAAAATTGAAGTCAAACAAAAATACCAGAAATGGTATTTCCATATTTGAGTCTGTTGTTTGTAACATTAAATTCTGTCCCACCCCCACTCAAGTTCTTCCATTTATAGGTTACTATTCTAGTATCTTTTTTCTACCAGCCTACTTAcatgcagagctctgagctgaaTATTATTTCAGTTTACAGTCTTTAACTTATTAGCTACATCTGAGCAGGCAACTATAAATCTGGACAGAACTTAACACTGTATGAAAAAAACTAATTAGTATTGgtttctcattttaaatatcCTTCTTGGagacaaaaaattaaactcaTTTTCAGAAGTCTTTCAACCAATCTTCGGAAGCTAAACCAAAAATGCCTACAACACGACTACTAGTAAATTATAAGAGGGGCCAGACTTCAAGATGTACCATATGAGCTCTCAAGGCAGTTAGCTTTCAGAAAACTAGAATATCTGACACTATTACCCTATTTTCACATAAGAAATGGCAAGAATGAAAACCAGAGACAGGATTGACTTACTCAGACAGAAAGTCTGCATGGTAGTAGTAATCAGACAGTTTGTCCAGGAAAGAGCGAGGTTCCAAAATAAATGTAGGCAGTACAACCTTGGACAAATCCATTCCTGGCCGGACTTGCTTCAATAGTGTCCAGatcaaacttttattttcttctgacaCTTCTTCTGTCTGAGCAGCCTCACCTGCCTAGGATGAGGCAAAAAACTGCTTatagaaagaagaaagcaagcaaTCCTCCAGAAGACAGGTCAACACATTCTAACGCTGCAGTGAGAAA from Sylvia atricapilla isolate bSylAtr1 chromosome 5, bSylAtr1.pri, whole genome shotgun sequence includes:
- the OSBPL8 gene encoding oxysterol-binding protein-related protein 8 isoform X3, whose translation is MITNSDEHPITPGKMNQHQGKEAYFTPTKELLQPCLSPGTAHTHGFDKGKEDVAQNKDDAAYSMSKSKSESKLFNGSEKDISQSSSKLTKKESLKVQKKNYREEKKRATKELLSTITDPSVIVMADWLKIRGTLKSWTKLWCVLKPGVLLLYKTPKNDQWVGTVLLNVCELIERPSKKDGFCFKLFHPLEQTIWATKGPKGEAVGAITLPLPSSYLIIRAASESDGRCWMDALELALKCSSLLKRTMIREGKEHDMNSSADSSHVSFYGLLRANNLHSGENLPLNDSEMERHHFKDQDTYSDKSDKENDHDHEESDNDGLGKSEESDSDTSERQDDSYVDTEPIDIKETTYLEQSHEELGEAGEAAQTEEVSEENKSLIWTLLKQVRPGMDLSKVVLPTFILEPRSFLDKLSDYYYHADFLSEAALEENAYNRMKKVVKWYLSGFYKKPKGLKKPYNPILGEFFRCMWIHPRTNSKTFYIAEQVSHHPPISAFYVSNRKDGFCLSGSILAKSKFYGNSLSAILDGEGRLTFLNRGEDYVMTMPYAHCKGILYGTMTLELGGIVNITCEKTGYSATIEFKLKPFLGNNDSVNQISGRIKLGKEVLAVLEGHWDSEVIISDKKTGVSETFWNPTSDMKQRRLHRYTVKFEEQDDFESEKLWQQVTKAINNKDQTEATQEKYILEEAQRKSAKERKLKDEEWTCKLFDQDSVTGEWHYKYADTRPWDPLNDMIQFEKDGTIQTKVRHRTPMVTVPKIKRKTSTQKKGECGFSSPEPDNQDSSGSEAQLMKHNTRIRKKGADLGELQSAIESIKDTQEDIKREIMALRNRVTSSSAPWDYHSLQFKHYVFIVLMVLLQLIINFLFK
- the OSBPL8 gene encoding oxysterol-binding protein-related protein 8 isoform X1, translated to MENILVDGELDRNPHYGEIRDSPGQAAVITNSDEHPITPGKMNQHQGKEAYFTPTKELLQPCLSPGTAHTHGFDKGKEDVAQNKDDAAYSMSKSKSESKLFNGSEKDISQSSSKLTKKESLKVQKKNYREEKKRATKELLSTITDPSVIVMADWLKIRGTLKSWTKLWCVLKPGVLLLYKTPKNDQWVGTVLLNVCELIERPSKKDGFCFKLFHPLEQTIWATKGPKGEAVGAITLPLPSSYLIIRAASESDGRCWMDALELALKCSSLLKRTMIREGKEHDMNSSADSSHVSFYGLLRANNLHSGENLPLNDSEMERHHFKDQDTYSDKSDKENDHDHEESDNDGLGKSEESDSDTSERQDDSYVDTEPIDIKETTYLEQSHEELGEAGEAAQTEEVSEENKSLIWTLLKQVRPGMDLSKVVLPTFILEPRSFLDKLSDYYYHADFLSEAALEENAYNRMKKVVKWYLSGFYKKPKGLKKPYNPILGEFFRCMWIHPRTNSKTFYIAEQVSHHPPISAFYVSNRKDGFCLSGSILAKSKFYGNSLSAILDGEGRLTFLNRGEDYVMTMPYAHCKGILYGTMTLELGGIVNITCEKTGYSATIEFKLKPFLGNNDSVNQISGRIKLGKEVLAVLEGHWDSEVIISDKKTGVSETFWNPTSDMKQRRLHRYTVKFEEQDDFESEKLWQQVTKAINNKDQTEATQEKYILEEAQRKSAKERKLKDEEWTCKLFDQDSVTGEWHYKYADTRPWDPLNDMIQFEKDGTIQTKVRHRTPMVTVPKIKRKTSTQKKGECGFSSPEPDNQDSSGSEAQLMKHNTRIRKKGADLGELQSAIESIKDTQEDIKREIMALRNRVTSSSAPWDYHSLQFKHYVFIVLMVLLQLIINFLFK
- the OSBPL8 gene encoding oxysterol-binding protein-related protein 8 isoform X2, with translation MKEEGPVRRRFSSCAGISSVFSPRADGRKLVRNASFGGYNELSPALPGFDKGKEDVAQNKDDAAYSMSKSKSESKLFNGSEKDISQSSSKLTKKESLKVQKKNYREEKKRATKELLSTITDPSVIVMADWLKIRGTLKSWTKLWCVLKPGVLLLYKTPKNDQWVGTVLLNVCELIERPSKKDGFCFKLFHPLEQTIWATKGPKGEAVGAITLPLPSSYLIIRAASESDGRCWMDALELALKCSSLLKRTMIREGKEHDMNSSADSSHVSFYGLLRANNLHSGENLPLNDSEMERHHFKDQDTYSDKSDKENDHDHEESDNDGLGKSEESDSDTSERQDDSYVDTEPIDIKETTYLEQSHEELGEAGEAAQTEEVSEENKSLIWTLLKQVRPGMDLSKVVLPTFILEPRSFLDKLSDYYYHADFLSEAALEENAYNRMKKVVKWYLSGFYKKPKGLKKPYNPILGEFFRCMWIHPRTNSKTFYIAEQVSHHPPISAFYVSNRKDGFCLSGSILAKSKFYGNSLSAILDGEGRLTFLNRGEDYVMTMPYAHCKGILYGTMTLELGGIVNITCEKTGYSATIEFKLKPFLGNNDSVNQISGRIKLGKEVLAVLEGHWDSEVIISDKKTGVSETFWNPTSDMKQRRLHRYTVKFEEQDDFESEKLWQQVTKAINNKDQTEATQEKYILEEAQRKSAKERKLKDEEWTCKLFDQDSVTGEWHYKYADTRPWDPLNDMIQFEKDGTIQTKVRHRTPMVTVPKIKRKTSTQKKGECGFSSPEPDNQDSSGSEAQLMKHNTRIRKKGADLGELQSAIESIKDTQEDIKREIMALRNRVTSSSAPWDYHSLQFKHYVFIVLMVLLQLIINFLFK
- the OSBPL8 gene encoding oxysterol-binding protein-related protein 8 isoform X4, coding for MNQHQGKEAYFTPTKELLQPCLSPGTAHTHGFDKGKEDVAQNKDDAAYSMSKSKSESKLFNGSEKDISQSSSKLTKKESLKVQKKNYREEKKRATKELLSTITDPSVIVMADWLKIRGTLKSWTKLWCVLKPGVLLLYKTPKNDQWVGTVLLNVCELIERPSKKDGFCFKLFHPLEQTIWATKGPKGEAVGAITLPLPSSYLIIRAASESDGRCWMDALELALKCSSLLKRTMIREGKEHDMNSSADSSHVSFYGLLRANNLHSGENLPLNDSEMERHHFKDQDTYSDKSDKENDHDHEESDNDGLGKSEESDSDTSERQDDSYVDTEPIDIKETTYLEQSHEELGEAGEAAQTEEVSEENKSLIWTLLKQVRPGMDLSKVVLPTFILEPRSFLDKLSDYYYHADFLSEAALEENAYNRMKKVVKWYLSGFYKKPKGLKKPYNPILGEFFRCMWIHPRTNSKTFYIAEQVSHHPPISAFYVSNRKDGFCLSGSILAKSKFYGNSLSAILDGEGRLTFLNRGEDYVMTMPYAHCKGILYGTMTLELGGIVNITCEKTGYSATIEFKLKPFLGNNDSVNQISGRIKLGKEVLAVLEGHWDSEVIISDKKTGVSETFWNPTSDMKQRRLHRYTVKFEEQDDFESEKLWQQVTKAINNKDQTEATQEKYILEEAQRKSAKERKLKDEEWTCKLFDQDSVTGEWHYKYADTRPWDPLNDMIQFEKDGTIQTKVRHRTPMVTVPKIKRKTSTQKKGECGFSSPEPDNQDSSGSEAQLMKHNTRIRKKGADLGELQSAIESIKDTQEDIKREIMALRNRVTSSSAPWDYHSLQFKHYVFIVLMVLLQLIINFLFK